A section of the Leptospira terpstrae serovar Hualin str. LT 11-33 = ATCC 700639 genome encodes:
- a CDS encoding fibronectin type III domain-containing protein: protein MRIFKKLGNLKVKKILSILIISQFMVSCIAFLDFSKEADKKLETLGIVASSVANVGSATAGPSGKTIASEDGQFEVLIPPGAMEEEKTFTIKRYTLAPTSLPNGYIPTTDAYEITPSYRFKKDVVISITQDTGKIEALNLVKQRSQGFIYTTTSDSDNSGRVSGGWDSSLTTGSSDKLQFQSRTFSIFGGGTPPPGNGAPNIVGAFYDFKPSSSFLPFRVRAQVIEPDGDSMSVYLVTGPVGQGTVAIRMTPEPGNWYSALIPYESMIQAGIQIQVLAVDVYGNNTTRPSSDMFLYPASSGNPAFVSNYDTDKDNDGYLDAWEIDNGFNPNSASSPNAASFPDTDLDGIPNVADHTPNGEFNPQIDSLTVIPNQARMYLDEKITFSILASYLGSPRYVRSTFVTTGNGLSGTPVGEFSTSVFQAIAPGIAGVQVTVGSFQATSTVTVIDTLPPNDITTLTATAMSTTRVRLRWQAPGNDGPYGKVSAYEIRRSAANIDTDAKCSSASTIFHTLTPKNAGSVEIWDANGHSPNTTYYYCIRAYDHNGNRNEWVSSNVSATTYAVSDTIRPSDVTTLTATAMTNETVQLSWTAVGDDGNTGNASSYEIRRSASVINTDLDCDNSHEVTNSISSVTVGTNVNFLVTQLSADTRYYFCVRGYDEVGNKGKWNGIVSATTMLGNLPPIVNAGPDQLNAMASTPVTLNGSQSYDPDSGVCSANPASYVYQWNFISKPPTSNLTNAQITNGNQLNASFIPDVAGMYTLELTFTDSSSTCYGGPRMGTDFVQIMAYEADLIAPAQVTSFLGTGISQDQIQLTWLNVGDDGMTGNINRYEIGISITPMTTVSDCQNAPWKHSPNINNFVPNAHVATVIGGLFQNTTYYVCIVGLDEVGNRGQANLGITVTTLAGTSGWGAWTAWSDCSANCGFGTHSRSRICLDPIAGCGGTGVETASCQVRPCMVNRYISEPAANGTSATVSCPAGYTRGPHMATNHYPGSYTAHVWGDYWGEGWACGAIFRGSFVNQNPTAYSVSNGTNSATFYFSDTNPPPPPNYCVTHELKYNRSVGIYCSEDQH, encoded by the coding sequence ATGCGAATATTCAAAAAACTGGGTAATTTAAAAGTGAAAAAAATATTAAGTATACTAATCATAAGCCAATTTATGGTTTCTTGTATTGCTTTTTTGGACTTCTCCAAAGAAGCCGATAAAAAACTAGAAACACTGGGAATCGTAGCAAGTTCTGTTGCGAATGTAGGTAGTGCTACGGCAGGACCTTCTGGAAAAACCATTGCCTCTGAAGATGGACAATTTGAAGTTTTAATTCCTCCTGGAGCCATGGAAGAAGAAAAAACTTTTACCATCAAAAGATACACATTAGCTCCTACTAGTTTACCAAACGGGTACATTCCCACTACAGATGCTTACGAAATCACTCCATCTTATCGATTTAAAAAAGATGTTGTCATCTCGATCACCCAAGATACGGGAAAAATTGAAGCCTTAAACTTAGTAAAACAAAGGTCACAAGGATTTATTTATACCACCACATCGGATTCTGACAACTCAGGACGAGTCAGTGGAGGATGGGATAGTAGTTTGACCACTGGCAGCTCCGACAAATTGCAATTCCAATCACGAACTTTTTCTATTTTTGGTGGGGGAACACCTCCTCCAGGAAACGGAGCGCCAAACATAGTTGGTGCTTTTTATGATTTTAAACCAAGTTCTTCATTTTTACCATTTCGCGTTCGTGCCCAAGTGATCGAACCAGACGGAGATAGCATGAGTGTTTATCTCGTAACTGGTCCTGTTGGCCAAGGAACCGTTGCCATTCGAATGACTCCAGAACCGGGTAATTGGTATTCAGCTCTGATTCCTTATGAATCAATGATCCAAGCAGGGATTCAAATCCAAGTTTTAGCTGTAGATGTGTATGGCAATAATACAACAAGACCAAGTTCTGATATGTTCCTCTATCCAGCGAGCTCTGGAAATCCAGCATTCGTCAGTAACTATGATACAGACAAAGATAACGATGGTTATTTGGACGCATGGGAGATTGACAATGGATTCAATCCAAACAGTGCATCTTCACCAAATGCAGCTTCATTTCCTGATACGGATTTAGATGGAATTCCGAATGTCGCCGACCATACACCAAATGGTGAATTCAATCCACAGATTGATTCCTTGACTGTGATTCCTAACCAAGCAAGAATGTATCTCGATGAAAAAATTACATTTTCTATTTTAGCATCTTACCTTGGTTCCCCACGCTACGTAAGGTCTACCTTTGTCACAACGGGGAACGGACTTAGCGGAACACCTGTTGGAGAATTTTCTACCTCTGTGTTCCAAGCCATTGCCCCAGGAATTGCAGGAGTTCAAGTCACTGTAGGTTCATTCCAAGCAACATCGACTGTGACTGTCATCGACACTCTTCCACCTAACGATATTACTACCTTAACTGCGACAGCCATGTCAACAACTCGAGTTCGATTACGTTGGCAAGCACCAGGTAACGACGGGCCTTACGGAAAAGTAAGTGCTTATGAAATAAGAAGGTCTGCAGCAAACATTGACACCGATGCAAAATGTTCTTCTGCAAGTACGATCTTTCATACCTTAACTCCGAAAAATGCGGGTTCGGTGGAAATTTGGGATGCCAATGGACATTCACCAAATACAACATATTACTATTGTATTCGTGCCTATGACCATAATGGAAATCGAAATGAATGGGTTTCCTCAAACGTTTCGGCAACAACCTACGCGGTAAGTGACACCATTAGACCTTCCGATGTGACTACCCTAACAGCTACAGCGATGACAAATGAAACGGTCCAACTTTCTTGGACTGCTGTTGGTGATGACGGAAATACTGGCAACGCATCCTCATATGAAATTAGAAGATCAGCCAGCGTGATCAACACTGATTTAGATTGCGATAATAGCCATGAAGTGACAAACTCAATTAGTTCAGTTACCGTAGGAACCAATGTCAACTTCCTAGTAACACAACTCAGTGCCGATACAAGGTACTACTTTTGTGTAAGAGGATATGATGAAGTTGGAAACAAAGGGAAATGGAATGGAATCGTATCTGCGACTACAATGCTTGGTAACTTACCACCTATTGTTAACGCAGGCCCAGACCAATTGAACGCAATGGCATCAACACCAGTGACACTCAATGGTTCGCAATCCTATGACCCTGATTCCGGTGTTTGTTCCGCAAACCCTGCAAGTTATGTTTATCAATGGAACTTCATCTCAAAACCACCAACTTCTAATTTAACCAATGCACAAATTACGAATGGAAACCAATTGAATGCTTCCTTTATTCCAGATGTAGCGGGAATGTATACACTCGAATTGACTTTCACTGACTCCAGTTCCACTTGTTATGGTGGACCTAGAATGGGAACAGACTTTGTCCAAATTATGGCATATGAAGCTGATCTCATTGCTCCCGCCCAAGTCACTTCGTTCCTAGGGACAGGAATTTCACAAGACCAGATCCAATTGACATGGTTGAATGTTGGGGATGATGGAATGACAGGAAATATCAATCGTTATGAAATTGGAATCTCCATAACTCCTATGACAACTGTTTCAGATTGCCAAAACGCACCATGGAAACATTCACCTAATATTAATAACTTTGTTCCCAATGCTCATGTGGCAACTGTGATTGGTGGTTTATTCCAAAACACTACCTATTATGTTTGTATCGTCGGATTGGATGAAGTGGGGAACCGCGGACAGGCGAATTTAGGAATTACTGTGACGACCCTTGCAGGAACCTCTGGATGGGGAGCATGGACGGCCTGGAGTGATTGTAGTGCAAATTGTGGTTTTGGTACACATTCAAGATCTCGGATTTGCCTCGATCCAATAGCGGGATGCGGCGGCACAGGTGTAGAAACTGCCTCTTGCCAAGTCAGACCTTGCATGGTAAATCGTTACATTTCCGAGCCAGCGGCGAATGGAACCAGTGCTACAGTAAGTTGTCCGGCTGGGTATACTCGGGGGCCGCATATGGCCACCAATCATTATCCAGGATCTTATACTGCACATGTTTGGGGAGATTATTGGGGAGAAGGTTGGGCTTGCGGAGCCATCTTTCGAGGATCTTTCGTTAACCAGAATCCAACGGCTTACTCCGTTTCGAATGGAACGAATAGTGCGACCTTCTATTTTTCAGACACAAACCCACCACCACCACCAAATTATTGTGTGACACACGAATTGAAATACAACCGATCTGTCGGAATCTATTGCTCGGAAGATCAACATTAA
- a CDS encoding PAS domain-containing sensor histidine kinase has protein sequence MKPQNQSSPTSFVPFADSLPFGVFIFESPTCEYSLESQLVYANPLANFFLNLNSTKKIPKTLKELFPQLQKEDLLSKILSNLTKPNPSPIYLNEEILLDKKSESKKIYSLLAKPLTDNQFYFLFEDITELSFAEKNFREKESKLDRVLKTMINGVVVVNLQGQIIYANDSAANILSLEINKIENQYFASKDWRQINEDGTPFPSEKLPLAIALGKEQTVYNCEHGIIADGEKIKWLSINATPLYNADGKLEGATASFLDITELKNTQNTIDLKNRKLKAILDAIERSAIVSVTDTKGVIQRANHKFIKISGYSEKELLGSDHRKLNSKFHPKEFWQKMWKDILSGQPWEGIIRNQSKQGNFFWLQTYIHPLYDSNDKIESFLSIRFDITEEIEALENTNRMLHFTGIQNTRLQNFAYIVSHNIRQHSSNFTSLISLLEENPSEEERKNIVNMLHASADKLNETITHLNDIISINQMLNKPMEICSIEEEVQKTLNILKGSIESRNIDVMIEIEENLNLRIIPAYLESILLNLVSNAIKYVRLKQGAFIRVSAKNDAGQIQLMVEDNGLGIDLEKHGNKIFGMFKTFHKNEDARGIGLFITKSQVEVLGGTITVQSSEGKGSTFTVSLPENPSEAIHL, from the coding sequence ATGAAACCCCAGAACCAATCCAGTCCTACATCATTTGTTCCGTTTGCGGATAGTCTCCCTTTTGGAGTTTTTATTTTTGAATCGCCTACCTGTGAATATTCTTTGGAAAGCCAATTGGTTTACGCAAACCCATTAGCAAACTTTTTTCTAAATTTAAATTCCACTAAAAAAATCCCGAAAACTCTAAAGGAACTTTTTCCTCAATTGCAGAAAGAGGATTTACTATCAAAAATACTCTCCAATTTAACAAAACCGAATCCCTCGCCCATCTATTTGAATGAGGAAATTTTATTAGATAAAAAATCGGAAAGTAAAAAAATCTACTCCCTCTTAGCCAAACCTCTTACAGACAATCAGTTTTATTTTTTGTTTGAAGACATCACAGAACTTTCGTTTGCTGAAAAAAACTTCCGTGAAAAGGAATCAAAATTGGATCGTGTTTTAAAAACCATGATCAATGGAGTCGTTGTAGTAAACTTACAAGGACAAATTATTTATGCAAATGATAGTGCAGCGAACATTCTTTCACTCGAAATAAACAAAATCGAAAATCAATACTTTGCCTCTAAAGATTGGAGACAAATCAATGAAGATGGAACCCCATTCCCTTCCGAAAAACTTCCATTGGCCATAGCACTTGGCAAAGAACAAACAGTCTACAACTGCGAACATGGGATTATAGCCGATGGAGAAAAAATCAAATGGTTAAGTATTAACGCCACTCCTCTTTATAACGCAGATGGTAAATTAGAAGGAGCAACCGCCAGTTTTTTAGATATCACGGAACTGAAAAATACACAAAATACAATCGATCTAAAAAATCGGAAGCTAAAGGCAATTCTCGATGCCATTGAAAGGTCGGCAATTGTTAGTGTTACCGATACAAAAGGCGTAATTCAAAGAGCCAATCATAAGTTTATCAAAATTTCAGGTTATTCAGAAAAAGAATTATTGGGTTCAGATCACAGAAAATTAAATTCCAAATTCCATCCAAAAGAATTTTGGCAAAAAATGTGGAAGGATATTCTATCTGGCCAACCTTGGGAAGGAATCATTCGCAACCAATCCAAACAAGGAAATTTTTTCTGGTTACAAACGTATATCCATCCTCTATATGATTCCAATGATAAAATCGAATCCTTTTTATCCATTCGATTTGATATCACCGAAGAAATAGAAGCTTTAGAAAATACAAACCGGATGCTTCATTTTACTGGAATTCAAAACACTCGTTTACAAAACTTTGCCTATATTGTCTCTCACAATATCCGCCAACACTCGTCCAACTTTACCTCTCTCATTTCTCTACTGGAAGAAAATCCTTCCGAAGAAGAAAGAAAGAATATTGTGAATATGTTACATGCATCAGCTGACAAACTGAACGAAACAATCACACATCTAAACGATATTATATCTATCAACCAAATGCTAAACAAACCAATGGAGATTTGTTCTATCGAAGAAGAAGTTCAAAAAACCTTAAACATACTGAAAGGTTCCATCGAATCCCGAAACATCGATGTAATGATTGAAATTGAAGAAAATCTAAATCTTAGGATCATTCCAGCTTACTTGGAAAGTATCTTACTAAACTTGGTATCCAATGCTATTAAATATGTACGTTTAAAACAGGGAGCCTTCATTCGTGTTTCTGCTAAAAATGATGCAGGGCAAATTCAACTTATGGTGGAAGACAATGGCCTAGGGATTGATTTAGAAAAACATGGTAACAAAATCTTTGGTATGTTTAAGACTTTTCACAAAAACGAAGATGCCAGGGGGATTGGACTTTTTATCACTAAATCACAAGTGGAAGTTCTAGGTGGAACAATTACAGTCCAGAGCAGTGAAGGAAAAGGCTCCACGTTCACAGTGTCACTCCCCGAAAATCCAAGCGAAGCCATTCACCTCTAA
- a CDS encoding Lcl C-terminal domain-containing protein yields the protein MVLFYFRFFLFVFLLLFSFSCQRSEFSNLCDPKTEDYLDSLLLRYINFDETEHCGLVLKVNPPTYLICPPLTPKVNGNFFLENFESDGNRLSFSSNPPLPDGISFSPFSASLQGSYFVWKANRQNFTITASNPKGSASCTYQPAWMGKIPLKTNTTACFDGANNPDPTCTSIPGQDGQLQKGLPQSFIGPTTVAGVEITTDLNTGLIWTSCQIGKSGTGCPTVGPITFSYSGAQSECTSLNAGSGFANRTDWRVPEMEEYTSTFDYSLANPSINQTYFPATDSFNFKSNTSNSAATAAYYPTFIESSIGAGNYGDLHHLRCVSNGPRPTAKRLLDNGNGTITDLDTSLIWQRCTAGQTNLTTCSGGTDLLTTWSSAINYCQGLNLAGKIWRLPNANELRSLLDYYITFGSPGFDPTYFPNTVSSNFWTSTTSPLSSANAFIVHFGSSSGGPDLKSNNTTNRTRCVSDF from the coding sequence ATGGTTCTTTTTTATTTTAGATTCTTTTTGTTTGTTTTCCTTTTGTTATTCTCATTTTCCTGCCAAAGGTCTGAATTTAGTAACCTTTGTGATCCTAAAACAGAGGATTATTTAGATAGCTTACTCCTTCGTTATATTAATTTTGATGAAACCGAACACTGTGGACTGGTCTTAAAAGTAAATCCTCCTACCTATTTGATTTGCCCCCCTCTAACACCGAAGGTAAATGGAAATTTTTTTTTAGAAAATTTTGAATCCGATGGAAACAGACTTAGTTTTTCATCCAATCCACCTCTCCCGGATGGAATTTCTTTTTCCCCCTTTTCTGCCTCTCTCCAAGGAAGTTATTTTGTATGGAAAGCAAACCGGCAAAATTTTACCATCACAGCCAGTAACCCGAAAGGGAGTGCTAGTTGTACTTACCAACCAGCTTGGATGGGAAAAATTCCACTTAAAACCAATACCACCGCTTGTTTTGACGGAGCAAATAACCCAGACCCAACTTGTACATCAATACCAGGGCAAGATGGTCAATTGCAGAAAGGATTGCCCCAAAGTTTTATCGGCCCCACCACTGTAGCGGGAGTGGAAATCACAACCGACTTAAATACTGGCCTCATCTGGACGAGTTGCCAAATAGGGAAATCGGGAACTGGTTGTCCAACCGTTGGTCCGATTACTTTTTCCTATTCCGGTGCACAATCCGAATGTACTAGCCTTAACGCGGGATCTGGGTTTGCTAACCGCACCGACTGGCGAGTCCCCGAAATGGAAGAATACACTAGTACTTTCGATTATTCCCTAGCCAATCCCTCCATCAACCAAACTTATTTTCCTGCGACCGATAGTTTCAATTTTAAAAGTAATACTTCTAATTCTGCTGCCACTGCAGCTTATTATCCTACTTTCATTGAGTCTTCGATAGGGGCCGGTAACTATGGTGATTTGCATCATTTACGCTGTGTTTCCAATGGCCCTCGTCCCACCGCCAAACGATTGCTAGATAATGGGAATGGTACAATTACTGATCTCGACACTTCCTTAATTTGGCAAAGGTGTACGGCTGGCCAAACAAACTTAACTACTTGTAGTGGAGGAACAGATCTCCTCACCACTTGGTCTAGTGCAATTAATTATTGCCAAGGCTTAAACCTTGCTGGAAAAATATGGCGTTTGCCTAATGCCAATGAACTTCGAAGTCTCTTAGATTATTACATCACGTTTGGTAGTCCCGGATTTGATCCAACTTACTTTCCTAATACTGTTTCCTCAAACTTTTGGACATCAACAACAAGTCCTTTGAGTTCAGCCAATGCTTTCATAGTGCATTTTGGAAGTTCGAGCGGTGGACCCGATCTAAAGTCAAACAATACAACGAACAGAACTCGCTGTGTTTCCGATTTTTAA
- a CDS encoding Vgb family protein: MIRIFLQFLALSFLFACAKPKAENLCDADDSLFLPNILYRLILEDKSSQCGYRIFPKLPACQLEYEETHLAENWPAVKAEMETQFALGSSGIESLFQYRPETVGSVTGNGSTDFQGALNAPNGAVYFLPYDSPMFLSINTSSKTYTNAGTAPGSVAFIGGSLGPTGKIYLAPHTSNDFRSLDTNNNQQTLLGNIPMISAAYNGAMYAPNGKIYFVPSSETIIRYYDTKTGTIGSVSTPTSGGFSSAVLTPQGKIYFIPLMATKMYILDTKDDSVSIHPYTFSGTGDYISGILAPNGRIYLIPYSAANLLYLDTATDQMVTVSSIPAATSTMFNGAVLAPNGKIYPVPYSYSNFISIDTKDHTISTLFAKPTGSYRGGALGPNGEIYLAPHSANRFDLIFTNSIGKFCNSLRLSPYWNKL, from the coding sequence ATGATTCGCATCTTTCTGCAGTTTCTTGCCCTTTCCTTTCTATTCGCTTGTGCCAAACCTAAAGCTGAAAACCTTTGTGATGCTGATGATTCCCTTTTTCTTCCGAATATTCTCTATCGACTGATCCTAGAAGACAAAAGTAGCCAATGCGGCTATAGAATATTCCCCAAGTTACCTGCATGCCAATTGGAATACGAAGAAACACATTTGGCAGAAAATTGGCCCGCTGTGAAGGCGGAGATGGAAACACAATTTGCACTAGGATCGAGTGGTATCGAATCTCTCTTCCAATATAGACCAGAAACAGTAGGTTCTGTCACTGGCAATGGTTCGACTGACTTTCAAGGTGCCCTCAATGCACCGAATGGAGCAGTTTACTTCCTACCGTATGACTCTCCCATGTTTCTATCGATTAACACTAGTTCGAAAACTTATACCAATGCAGGAACGGCTCCTGGAAGTGTTGCATTTATTGGAGGCTCCCTCGGTCCGACTGGAAAGATATATCTCGCACCTCATACGTCGAATGACTTCCGTTCGTTGGATACAAATAACAACCAACAGACGTTACTAGGAAATATTCCGATGATCAGTGCGGCTTACAATGGCGCAATGTATGCTCCCAATGGCAAAATTTACTTTGTACCAAGTTCGGAAACGATCATTCGTTACTACGATACAAAAACGGGAACCATAGGATCTGTGTCCACACCAACGTCAGGAGGTTTTTCGTCTGCAGTTCTAACTCCCCAAGGAAAAATATATTTTATTCCTTTAATGGCTACAAAAATGTATATTTTAGATACAAAAGACGATTCAGTTTCCATTCATCCCTATACGTTTTCTGGCACAGGCGATTATATCTCAGGGATCCTTGCTCCCAACGGAAGGATCTACTTAATCCCTTATTCAGCAGCAAACCTTCTCTATCTAGATACTGCAACAGACCAAATGGTAACAGTATCAAGTATTCCCGCAGCAACGAGTACCATGTTTAACGGTGCAGTCCTTGCTCCCAATGGAAAAATATATCCTGTCCCCTATTCGTATTCTAATTTCATTTCTATAGACACAAAAGACCATACCATCTCTACTCTCTTTGCCAAACCTACCGGTTCTTACAGGGGAGGTGCCCTAGGACCTAACGGGGAGATTTACCTGGCTCCGCATTCTGCCAACCGCTTTGACCTCATTTTTACTAATTCCATAGGAAAGTTTTGTAATTCCCTCAGGCTCTCTCCTTATTGGAACAAACTATAA
- the sucC gene encoding ADP-forming succinate--CoA ligase subunit beta, protein MKVHEYQAKEILRRHNANVPFGKVIDSVGDFEKAYSEVVQKSPVVVVKAQIHAGGRGKGGGVKVAKTKDDAKAAAEKILGMQLITPQTGPEGKKVLKVYLEQGLEIAKEYYLSILLDRAIRKTIIMASTEGGMEIEEVAETHPEKIIKIQIDPGIGIQGSQVRELAFALGIPAEAQKSFTALVNSVYAAYIKEDAALLEINPLILTKQNEIIAGDCKMDLDENALYRHPENEALRDITEEDPYEVKAKEYNLNYVKLDGNIGCMVNGAGLAMATMDIVKLAGAEPANFLDVGGGANPTTVENGFRLILSDPNVKGIFVNVFGGIVRCDRVAVGIIEATKKVNVSVPVVVRLKGTNAEEGKKILNESGMNIVGVEGLRDAADKIVSLIKK, encoded by the coding sequence ATGAAAGTCCACGAATACCAGGCCAAAGAAATCCTACGTAGACACAATGCCAACGTTCCCTTCGGAAAGGTCATCGACAGTGTCGGTGATTTCGAAAAGGCATACAGCGAAGTTGTCCAAAAATCACCCGTAGTGGTGGTAAAAGCCCAAATCCACGCAGGTGGACGAGGAAAAGGTGGCGGGGTCAAAGTCGCAAAGACAAAAGATGACGCCAAAGCTGCTGCTGAGAAAATCCTCGGGATGCAACTCATCACACCTCAGACCGGTCCGGAAGGAAAAAAAGTTCTCAAAGTTTATTTAGAACAAGGTCTTGAAATCGCAAAGGAATACTACCTCTCCATCTTACTTGATCGTGCCATCCGCAAAACCATCATTATGGCTTCTACGGAAGGTGGAATGGAAATCGAAGAAGTTGCAGAAACTCATCCAGAAAAAATCATCAAAATTCAAATTGATCCAGGGATCGGAATCCAAGGTTCTCAAGTGCGTGAACTCGCATTTGCTTTAGGAATTCCAGCTGAGGCGCAAAAATCTTTTACAGCTCTTGTAAACTCGGTTTATGCAGCTTACATTAAAGAAGATGCAGCCCTTCTCGAGATCAACCCCCTCATCCTTACAAAACAAAACGAAATCATCGCAGGTGACTGTAAGATGGACTTGGATGAAAACGCACTTTACCGCCACCCTGAAAACGAAGCTCTTCGTGATATCACTGAAGAAGATCCGTATGAAGTTAAAGCAAAAGAATACAACCTCAACTATGTAAAGTTAGATGGAAACATTGGTTGTATGGTAAACGGTGCTGGTCTTGCCATGGCAACCATGGACATTGTTAAGTTAGCTGGTGCAGAACCTGCAAACTTCTTGGATGTCGGAGGTGGAGCAAACCCTACTACGGTAGAAAACGGTTTCCGTCTTATTCTTTCTGATCCAAACGTAAAAGGGATCTTTGTAAACGTGTTCGGTGGTATCGTTCGTTGTGACCGAGTAGCTGTGGGAATTATCGAAGCTACTAAAAAGGTAAACGTATCGGTTCCTGTTGTAGTTCGATTGAAAGGAACCAACGCAGAAGAAGGGAAAAAAATCCTGAACGAATCCGGAATGAATATTGTTGGAGTGGAAGGACTCCGTGACGCGGCAGACAAAATTGTCTCCCTAATCAAAAAATAG
- the sucD gene encoding succinate--CoA ligase subunit alpha has protein sequence MAVLVDENTRVVVQGITGKEGSFHATQMLEYGTKVVAGVTPGKGGQIWTSETGKTAPVRNTIKDAMIQDGANAAVIFVPPPFAADAILEGIFAEIPLVVCITEGIPTHDMLKVYSVLRNSKTKLVGPNCPGVINPRYNVKMGIMPGFIHTPGNIGIVSRSGTLTYESVASLTAAGLGQSTCIGIGGDPVPGMNHVEAVRLLNEDPDTEGIVMIGEIGGTSEEEAAAYIKAHVKKPVVGFIAGQTAPPGKRMGHAGAIISGGMGTATSKIAAMQDAGVSICAHIGEVGEKMKAALKK, from the coding sequence ATGGCTGTATTAGTTGATGAAAACACAAGAGTAGTCGTTCAAGGGATCACCGGTAAGGAAGGATCCTTTCATGCGACTCAAATGTTGGAATATGGTACAAAAGTAGTTGCTGGAGTCACTCCAGGCAAAGGTGGCCAGATCTGGACTTCCGAAACAGGAAAAACAGCTCCAGTTCGTAACACCATCAAAGATGCAATGATCCAAGACGGTGCCAACGCTGCAGTGATCTTTGTTCCACCTCCCTTCGCGGCTGACGCGATTTTGGAAGGAATCTTTGCTGAGATCCCACTCGTAGTTTGTATCACGGAAGGAATTCCAACTCACGACATGCTAAAAGTATATAGTGTGCTTCGTAATTCTAAAACCAAACTCGTAGGACCAAACTGTCCCGGCGTGATCAACCCTCGTTACAATGTAAAGATGGGAATTATGCCAGGTTTTATCCACACTCCAGGAAACATCGGTATCGTTTCTCGTTCAGGAACTTTGACATATGAATCCGTTGCTTCTCTTACAGCGGCAGGCCTTGGCCAGTCTACTTGTATCGGAATCGGGGGAGACCCAGTGCCTGGGATGAACCACGTAGAAGCGGTTCGCCTTCTCAACGAAGACCCTGACACGGAAGGAATCGTAATGATTGGTGAAATCGGCGGAACTTCGGAAGAAGAAGCCGCAGCTTACATCAAAGCGCATGTGAAAAAACCAGTTGTTGGTTTTATTGCAGGCCAAACAGCTCCTCCAGGAAAACGTATGGGCCATGCCGGTGCGATCATTTCCGGAGGAATGGGAACTGCCACTTCAAAAATTGCAGCAATGCAAGACGCTGGTGTTAGCATTTGTGCACACATTGGGGAAGTTGGCGAAAAAATGAAGGCAGCCCTTAAAAAATAA